A single window of Methanothermobacter marburgensis str. Marburg DNA harbors:
- a CDS encoding DUF6414 family protein: MGDAHLGIPIYLDTNALLDLLASMEDGFSTASKITTKENQSNANKISGDTSFGINVYSLLNRL, encoded by the coding sequence ATGGGCGACGCTCATTTAGGAATACCTATCTATTTAGATACAAATGCATTATTAGATCTGCTTGCTTCAATGGAAGACGGGTTTAGCACCGCAAGTAAAATAACAACAAAAGAAAATCAATCGAATGCTAATAAGATTTCAGGAGATACTAGCTTTGGAATAAACGTTTATAGTTTGTTAAATAGGCTTTAA
- a CDS encoding phosphoglycolate phosphatase, with product MRAIAVDIDGTITDSSRKLCISALRALRGAERKGIPVIIVTGNVLCFAMAASVLIGTSGDVVAENGGVIYSDGGIRVLGDIEKAETAYNHLREIHPVRKVQFSDLRLSEVAITREIPVQAIREALEGFDVEVYDTGFAVHLTDPEVNKGSSLKLVAESMGIEMSDVMAIGDSENDIEFLERAGFSVAVANADPELREMADYVTAREYGDGVREAIHKFAGVDI from the coding sequence ATGAGGGCCATTGCGGTTGACATAGATGGCACAATAACAGACAGCTCCAGAAAACTGTGCATCAGCGCTCTCAGGGCCCTCAGGGGTGCTGAAAGAAAAGGAATCCCTGTCATAATCGTGACAGGGAATGTCCTGTGCTTTGCAATGGCAGCATCAGTCCTTATAGGGACAAGTGGTGATGTTGTGGCTGAAAATGGTGGTGTGATATACTCTGATGGGGGTATAAGGGTCCTGGGTGATATTGAAAAGGCAGAAACAGCCTACAATCACCTTAGGGAGATTCACCCTGTCAGGAAGGTCCAGTTCTCTGATCTCAGGTTATCTGAGGTTGCAATCACCAGGGAAATCCCTGTTCAGGCCATCAGGGAGGCCCTTGAGGGATTTGATGTTGAGGTCTATGACACGGGATTTGCAGTACACCTTACAGACCCTGAAGTGAATAAGGGCTCTTCTCTTAAACTTGTGGCGGAGTCAATGGGGATTGAAATGTCTGATGTCATGGCAATAGGGGACAGTGAGAACGATATTGAGTTCCTTGAAAGGGCGGGCTTCAGCGTGGCCGTTGCCAATGCAGACCCTGAGCTCAGGGAAATGGCAGATTATGTGACTGCAAGGGAATATGGTGATGGAGTTAGAGAGGCTATCCATAAATTTGCCGGGGTGGATATCTGA
- a CDS encoding DUF6414 family protein, with translation MALKGLSEDNFQKYVIELRDLKDHKIVTYLFHEFIRDLAGVELAYGEFKILGKVVRKLEDDEYIDLLEGTAVGLSEEMITSLEDPLKDMKKEFKIPPIFTKVEPPAIQIIPIAVV, from the coding sequence ATGGCATTAAAGGGTTTATCTGAAGATAATTTTCAGAAGTATGTAATTGAGTTAAGGGACTTAAAAGATCATAAAATCGTTACCTATCTTTTTCATGAGTTTATAAGAGATCTCGCTGGTGTTGAGCTAGCTTATGGAGAATTTAAAATTTTAGGAAAAGTGGTTAGAAAACTAGAAGATGATGAATATATAGATTTATTAGAAGGTACAGCGGTGGGGTTGAGTGAAGAAATGATTACTTCCTTAGAAGATCCTTTAAAGGATATGAAGAAAGAATTTAAGATACCTCCAATCTTTACAAAGGTTGAACCACCAGCTATACAAATTATCCCCATAGCTGTTGTTTGA
- a CDS encoding calcium/sodium antiporter → MLLQQTGMTRRDGLFGLLSILILSSFMPMGPIGPLTGAVLLSIYCVYLLILIKKQRKYYTSHLIEGGDAGWKTIVTAVLSFAGLVVFCRVLVYSAVEIAVVLHIPEMIVGLFALAIGTSLAELVVAVNSARKHMCSLSLGTVLGSNIFNILIGIGIPSLFVKIPVEPLSVVLDAPILIVVTVIVMYFMWTDMELRRVEGVVLLIIYIIYAALRIAITR, encoded by the coding sequence GTGCTGTTACAACAAACAGGGATGACCCGGAGGGATGGACTATTCGGGCTTCTCAGCATCCTGATACTTTCATCTTTCATGCCCATGGGACCCATAGGCCCGCTTACAGGTGCCGTTCTCCTCAGCATCTATTGTGTTTACCTTTTAATTCTTATAAAGAAGCAGAGGAAATATTACACGAGCCACCTCATAGAGGGTGGTGATGCTGGCTGGAAGACCATTGTAACTGCAGTTTTAAGTTTCGCCGGGCTTGTGGTGTTCTGCAGGGTACTGGTTTACAGCGCAGTTGAAATTGCCGTGGTTCTCCATATTCCTGAGATGATAGTCGGCCTGTTTGCCCTTGCCATCGGGACAAGCCTTGCTGAACTTGTTGTCGCCGTTAACTCCGCAAGGAAGCATATGTGCAGCCTCTCACTGGGCACTGTACTTGGGAGTAACATATTCAATATCCTCATAGGCATAGGGATTCCATCATTATTCGTGAAAATTCCTGTTGAGCCCCTCTCAGTTGTGCTTGATGCCCCCATTTTGATAGTTGTGACAGTTATTGTAATGTACTTCATGTGGACGGATATGGAGCTTAGAAGAGTGGAAGGAGTCGTGCTTCTCATTATATACATAATCTATGCTGCCTTAAGAATAGCAATCACAAGGTGA
- a CDS encoding methyltransferase domain-containing protein, translating into MKSVLLLGRGLSEYTDMFNLKDDELAGKRILDCAAGVSSFRSEMKGRGFDVTAVDPIYTRKPDELEALAEESFKRHIKFHGDFLSGIKVKGVPLEDYRRAVFREFLSDYRKDPAGYIAGELPNLPFSALQFDLVLSANLLFLYEEKLSYRFHAEAVREMLRVGREVRIFPVTNIHRRRRSIYLQEIMEEFADHEILIQRVPYHEETGCNEMLIIKSIDN; encoded by the coding sequence ATGAAATCAGTACTTCTCCTTGGAAGGGGGCTCTCAGAGTACACCGACATGTTCAACCTTAAAGATGATGAACTTGCAGGAAAGAGGATACTTGATTGCGCTGCAGGTGTAAGTTCCTTCAGGAGTGAAATGAAGGGAAGGGGTTTTGATGTAACTGCAGTTGACCCCATCTACACTAGAAAACCAGATGAACTCGAAGCCCTGGCAGAAGAGAGTTTCAAGAGGCACATAAAATTTCATGGTGATTTCCTCAGTGGAATTAAGGTTAAGGGCGTGCCACTTGAAGATTACAGGAGGGCCGTGTTCAGGGAGTTCCTGAGTGACTACAGGAAAGACCCTGCAGGTTACATTGCCGGGGAGCTGCCAAATCTACCATTCAGTGCCCTGCAGTTTGATCTTGTCCTATCTGCAAATCTCCTCTTCCTCTATGAGGAGAAACTGAGTTACAGGTTCCATGCTGAGGCTGTGCGTGAGATGCTGAGGGTGGGAAGAGAGGTGAGGATATTTCCAGTTACCAACATTCACAGAAGAAGGAGGTCCATATACCTTCAGGAGATAATGGAGGAATTTGCTGATCATGAAATACTTATCCAGCGCGTCCCATACCATGAGGAGACCGGCTGTAATGAAATGTTGATTATAAAATCAATTGATAATTGA
- a CDS encoding TldD/PmbA family protein, with product MFDFAEKALKLALRNAEMAEVYIEREQTVDVEVQRDLIDFGKIESMTGIGIRVLNGGRMGFAYTSDPSNLQQAVKMATENLRLADPDENFGFSEPASYPTVKEIFDTSFLELDVGEAASIAELMVDKTLDEGCRPTSGGFSASMVETFILNSEGVEASSRSTGFSAYISVNAEKNGSRTTAYESDSSCSMDIDPEWIAGRACRIARDSLGGENVESGRMSAVLDYHAAAGLLGTFAAAFSADNVQRGRSLLADRIGTEITSPELSIYDDGTLRGGLGSSPFDGEGTLSQRTLLVADGVLEGYIHSIYTASKGSCESTGNGLRSYSDIPMVSTTNFVLEFGDEVPVDDFSGIYVTDVLGAHTANPISGDFSVEANNAFLMEGGEFTPVKKAMLSGNIFDLMKNVSSTDLERRQIGDFVTAPLIVEGIHVTG from the coding sequence ATGTTTGATTTTGCCGAAAAGGCCCTCAAGCTGGCCTTAAGGAACGCTGAGATGGCTGAGGTCTACATTGAAAGGGAACAGACGGTTGATGTGGAGGTCCAGAGGGACCTCATAGACTTTGGTAAGATAGAATCCATGACAGGTATCGGTATAAGAGTACTTAATGGGGGCAGGATGGGCTTTGCATACACCTCAGATCCATCCAATCTCCAGCAAGCCGTTAAAATGGCCACAGAGAATCTCAGGCTTGCCGATCCAGATGAAAATTTTGGGTTTTCAGAGCCGGCCAGCTACCCCACCGTGAAGGAGATCTTTGACACATCATTCCTGGAACTGGACGTTGGGGAAGCTGCCAGTATCGCAGAGCTCATGGTTGATAAAACACTTGATGAGGGCTGCAGACCAACAAGCGGCGGGTTTTCAGCATCCATGGTTGAAACATTCATCCTGAACTCGGAGGGTGTTGAGGCTTCATCAAGGTCAACGGGATTCTCAGCATATATATCAGTGAATGCCGAGAAAAATGGGTCCAGGACAACGGCATATGAGTCTGATTCATCATGCAGCATGGACATAGACCCTGAATGGATAGCCGGAAGAGCCTGCAGAATAGCCAGGGATTCCCTTGGCGGTGAAAATGTTGAGAGTGGAAGGATGTCAGCTGTACTGGATTACCATGCAGCCGCAGGGTTGCTCGGCACATTTGCCGCGGCATTCAGTGCAGATAATGTTCAGAGGGGTAGATCCCTCCTGGCTGATAGAATCGGCACTGAAATAACATCCCCTGAACTGAGCATATATGATGATGGTACGCTGAGGGGTGGTCTTGGCTCATCACCCTTTGATGGGGAGGGTACACTATCCCAGAGAACACTCCTTGTTGCCGATGGAGTCCTTGAGGGCTACATACACAGCATCTACACTGCATCTAAGGGTTCATGTGAGAGCACAGGTAACGGGCTTCGAAGCTACTCTGACATACCCATGGTTTCAACCACAAATTTCGTCCTTGAATTTGGGGATGAGGTTCCAGTTGATGATTTCAGCGGGATATACGTGACTGATGTGCTGGGTGCCCACACAGCAAACCCTATCTCAGGTGACTTCTCGGTTGAGGCCAACAACGCCTTCCTTATGGAGGGTGGCGAATTCACGCCGGTGAAGAAGGCAATGCTCTCTGGTAACATATTCGACCTTATGAAGAACGTCTCATCCACAGACCTTGAGAGAAGGCAGATTGGAGACTTTGTAACAGCACCCCTCATTGTTGAGGGAATCCATGTAACAGGTTAA
- a CDS encoding DUF11 domain-containing protein, translating into MRKFTLTLALLLLMVAVGTASAADTDNQTDSDSVITGTVTYCNSTEPFEGAVINVASMNGSNLASGVTGPDGRYSVSLQSPDRTFVVSAVAPGHVIPSKTVTLDESGRATADFKLGTLQLTKGSWDTLGLDNNNVNVGPNQYLIQIRVKNNALTTANNVTANLTFTSINPYIYLAANETPNKYLGDIPPGVTVDVFYLVEVSRNTLAYLTSRNYTVMVGGTNTGSADTINGTLYVEKLVSQNRNDVVSITVSNPTPAIGDVIAVTVVSTTASATYDVVNLPLTNYNPAILQPLNVTVTYGSNTSNNVRLDSPGQTNFVSVWLFNVTGAGVTSLFGLITDRSGSSYHYNSDFGENITIKAVEKADLAIAKTVDNATPNIGDTVTFTLTVVNYGPNNGTGVYVIDKLPAGLQFVSATASKGTYNNNTGIWTIGNLNYFETVTLNITAMVEATGIIVNNANVTGDVFDPNMANNYASVTLNSPPASDLTIDKSVSNPEPYVGETIQYTITVSNRGPDNAPGVVVEDILPAGLILVSATPSKGIYTMGTWYVGTLNYLEVATLTILAKVNATGILTNFANVTSPNFDPNLDNNNVTRDVCGIPVADLRIIKNVNNPRPNFGSNVTFTVAVTNLGPSTATGVNVTDILSPGLVYLTHTVTQGSYDPLTGVWTIGTLNYAASALMNLTVLVNTTGDSNNTVLVTGNEYDPDRTNNDAISVLNAVSADLSIQKTVDRPVINNGETATFTVTVRNAGPDTPSNVVVTDLLPAGLSIISYTVTQGTFSEATRTWNVGSLPALFQATLTLFVRATQAGFQTNIVNVSSELPDPMPQDNVDAVTVDVRPSADVKITKTVSNTAPDFGETVVFYITVTNLGPDTATVVRTVDGLPAGLIYQSHVASAGVYFPEFYVWTVDSLAPGASETLNLTALVDATGELINTVSVTATEYDPDMTNNYAAAVINGRPLADIAVQKTVLLTPIKNGQSTNFTVTVTNNGPNDATGVTVTDILPAALTIVSSEASQGTFAGGVWTVGNLANGSSATLVLEVLANAAGIFTNYVNASADDQYDPDISNNNATAVLTVDPAADVAVTKTVSNSTPNFGDLITFYVTVMNNGPDNATGITLTESLPAGLVYVSHAISQGVCYPLACIWIVGDLAPGSSATLNFTVLVNRTGDVVNRVLAVGEEFDPYPENNTAEVTVRVPAAAYLVIDKVVNATVANFTDTVRFTVSVRNDGPDTAAGVVVTDLLPAGLVYLSHVASQGTYDSVTGAWMVGSVVKDAVATLEIVARVAVSNTTLVNIADVTADTYNPNPDTSANATVTVNPRAELTINKTVDRRAVRVGQNVRFTITVTNNGPDTALNTMVTDRLPDAMRYISSNATMGSYNPATGVWMVGDLPAGSSAVLDIVVQLIRRGTFVNVATVSSGSSGGNNTTDVEIDVEPSPGPGPSPGPSPGPRPVPMKPTGAPLTALVAGMLLVAAGSAISRRK; encoded by the coding sequence ATGAGAAAATTTACACTGACACTAGCGCTTCTTCTTCTAATGGTTGCAGTTGGAACTGCAAGCGCTGCAGACACTGACAACCAGACCGACTCGGATTCAGTTATCACTGGTACGGTAACATACTGTAACAGTACAGAACCATTTGAGGGCGCAGTTATAAATGTGGCGTCCATGAACGGTTCCAATCTTGCTTCAGGTGTAACAGGTCCTGATGGAAGATACTCTGTCAGTCTTCAGTCACCTGATAGGACATTTGTGGTATCAGCGGTTGCTCCCGGGCATGTGATACCATCAAAGACCGTGACCCTTGATGAATCAGGTAGGGCCACAGCTGACTTCAAACTCGGTACACTGCAGCTGACCAAGGGTTCATGGGATACCCTTGGACTTGACAATAACAATGTGAATGTTGGGCCAAACCAGTACCTGATCCAGATCAGGGTTAAGAACAATGCCCTAACAACTGCAAACAATGTAACAGCAAATTTAACCTTCACTTCAATAAATCCATACATTTATCTGGCTGCAAATGAAACCCCAAACAAATATCTTGGGGACATACCTCCAGGGGTCACTGTGGACGTCTTCTATCTTGTGGAGGTTTCAAGAAATACCCTTGCGTATCTAACATCAAGAAACTACACAGTAATGGTTGGTGGCACCAACACTGGATCAGCAGATACCATAAATGGTACACTATACGTGGAGAAACTTGTATCACAGAACCGTAACGATGTGGTCTCTATAACCGTGAGCAATCCCACACCAGCCATAGGGGATGTGATTGCTGTCACCGTTGTATCAACGACGGCTTCAGCCACCTATGATGTTGTTAACCTTCCACTTACAAACTACAACCCGGCTATTCTTCAGCCGCTGAATGTAACAGTAACATATGGGTCCAACACCAGCAACAATGTACGCCTTGACTCACCAGGGCAGACGAACTTTGTATCAGTCTGGCTCTTCAACGTGACCGGTGCTGGCGTAACAAGCCTCTTTGGTCTTATAACAGACAGGAGCGGTTCAAGTTACCACTACAACTCAGACTTTGGTGAGAACATAACCATAAAGGCTGTTGAGAAGGCAGACCTTGCCATAGCAAAGACTGTTGACAATGCAACACCCAATATTGGGGACACGGTTACTTTCACCTTGACGGTTGTAAATTATGGACCCAACAACGGTACAGGGGTTTATGTGATTGACAAACTTCCAGCAGGGCTCCAGTTTGTATCAGCGACTGCATCCAAGGGTACCTACAATAATAACACGGGCATATGGACCATAGGAAACCTCAACTACTTTGAAACGGTGACACTTAACATCACAGCCATGGTTGAAGCAACGGGAATCATAGTTAACAATGCCAATGTGACAGGTGATGTGTTTGATCCCAACATGGCAAACAACTATGCATCAGTAACACTGAATTCTCCACCAGCATCAGACCTCACCATAGACAAGTCCGTGAGCAATCCTGAACCCTACGTGGGTGAGACAATCCAGTACACGATCACAGTGAGCAACAGGGGTCCTGATAATGCACCGGGAGTTGTGGTGGAGGATATTCTACCTGCTGGTCTCATACTGGTCAGTGCAACACCATCCAAGGGCATCTATACCATGGGAACATGGTACGTGGGGACACTCAACTACCTTGAGGTGGCAACACTCACCATACTCGCGAAGGTCAACGCTACTGGCATCTTAACAAACTTTGCAAATGTAACATCACCGAACTTTGACCCGAACCTTGATAACAACAACGTAACACGGGATGTCTGCGGAATTCCTGTGGCGGATCTCCGCATCATAAAGAACGTGAATAACCCGAGGCCCAACTTCGGATCCAATGTGACTTTCACAGTTGCAGTTACAAATCTGGGTCCAAGCACGGCTACGGGAGTCAATGTGACTGATATACTGTCACCGGGACTCGTCTACCTCACCCACACGGTTACACAGGGTTCATACGACCCATTAACAGGGGTATGGACCATAGGAACACTGAACTATGCCGCATCAGCTCTGATGAACCTCACGGTCCTTGTTAACACCACGGGAGATTCAAATAACACGGTATTAGTGACCGGTAATGAATACGACCCGGACAGGACCAACAATGATGCCATATCAGTCCTTAATGCGGTATCAGCCGATCTCAGCATCCAGAAGACCGTTGACAGACCCGTTATAAACAACGGGGAAACAGCAACCTTCACAGTAACCGTGAGGAACGCCGGACCTGATACGCCATCAAATGTGGTTGTAACGGATCTTCTCCCGGCAGGTTTATCCATCATATCATACACGGTTACCCAGGGAACCTTCAGTGAGGCAACCCGCACATGGAATGTGGGATCACTTCCAGCCCTATTCCAGGCAACACTCACACTCTTTGTGAGGGCAACCCAGGCAGGATTCCAGACAAACATAGTCAATGTATCATCAGAACTGCCCGACCCAATGCCACAGGACAACGTTGATGCCGTTACAGTCGATGTGAGACCATCAGCAGATGTTAAGATCACCAAGACCGTGAGCAACACCGCACCGGACTTCGGTGAAACCGTCGTGTTCTACATCACGGTAACGAACCTTGGACCTGACACTGCCACAGTTGTGAGGACAGTTGACGGACTGCCAGCAGGCCTTATCTACCAGTCCCATGTGGCATCTGCGGGGGTCTACTTCCCAGAGTTCTATGTATGGACTGTTGATTCACTTGCACCTGGTGCCTCAGAGACACTCAACCTGACGGCCCTTGTTGACGCAACAGGTGAACTCATAAACACCGTCTCAGTAACAGCAACCGAATATGACCCTGACATGACCAACAACTACGCAGCAGCTGTAATTAACGGACGTCCACTTGCAGACATCGCGGTTCAGAAGACGGTCCTTTTAACACCCATCAAAAATGGACAGAGCACCAACTTCACTGTTACCGTTACAAATAACGGACCAAACGATGCAACAGGTGTTACAGTAACCGATATATTACCGGCAGCACTCACAATTGTGAGTTCAGAAGCATCACAGGGAACCTTCGCTGGCGGTGTATGGACAGTGGGCAACCTCGCCAATGGGTCATCAGCAACCCTAGTACTTGAGGTACTTGCAAATGCTGCTGGTATCTTCACCAACTATGTGAATGCATCAGCAGACGACCAGTACGATCCAGATATTTCAAACAACAATGCAACAGCGGTACTCACCGTTGACCCGGCTGCGGATGTTGCAGTCACTAAGACGGTTAGTAACAGTACACCGAACTTCGGTGATCTGATAACCTTCTATGTGACTGTTATGAACAATGGACCTGATAATGCAACAGGAATCACTTTAACAGAGAGCCTGCCTGCAGGACTTGTCTATGTGTCTCATGCGATATCACAGGGAGTATGCTATCCACTTGCATGCATATGGATAGTTGGGGATCTTGCTCCTGGTTCATCAGCGACTCTGAACTTCACTGTTCTTGTGAATAGGACTGGTGATGTTGTAAACAGGGTTCTTGCTGTGGGTGAAGAGTTTGATCCTTACCCTGAGAACAATACTGCTGAGGTTACGGTTAGGGTACCTGCGGCTGCTTATCTGGTGATTGATAAGGTGGTCAATGCGACTGTTGCTAACTTCACTGATACTGTGAGGTTTACGGTTTCAGTGAGGAATGATGGTCCTGATACTGCGGCTGGTGTTGTTGTCACGGATCTGCTTCCGGCTGGTCTTGTGTATCTGAGCCATGTTGCTAGTCAGGGTACTTATGACAGTGTGACTGGTGCCTGGATGGTGGGTTCAGTGGTTAAGGATGCTGTTGCAACGCTTGAGATTGTTGCGAGGGTTGCTGTTAGTAACACTACTCTGGTTAACATTGCGGATGTGACGGCGGATACCTACAACCCGAATCCGGATACAAGCGCCAATGCCACTGTAACAGTTAACCCAAGGGCAGAGCTCACCATTAACAAGACAGTGGATAGAAGGGCTGTGCGTGTGGGTCAGAACGTAAGGTTCACCATAACGGTAACCAACAATGGACCCGACACAGCACTCAACACAATGGTTACCGACAGGCTGCCAGATGCCATGAGGTACATATCCTCCAACGCCACCATGGGGTCATACAACCCTGCAACTGGTGTCTGGATGGTGGGAGACCTCCCAGCAGGTTCAAGTGCAGTCCTCGACATCGTGGTTCAGCTCATAAGGCGCGGCACATTCGTCAACGTTGCAACCGTGAGCTCAGGTTCAAGTGGGGGTAACAACACCACGGACGTTGAGATCGATGTTGAGCCATCACCAGGTCCAGGACCATCACCGGGACCATCACCGGGACCTAGACCTGTACCAATGAAGCCAACAGGAGCACCTTTAACTGCACTTGTTGCAGGAATGCTTCTTGTGGCAGCAGGTTCAGCGATATCCAGGAGAAAATAA
- the hypD gene encoding hydrogenase formation protein HypD, producing MKNLSRELVSRIHEISRPVKIMHVCGSHEHTIMQHGVRSLLPDEVEVVAGPGCPVCCVPAREIDECIELARQGVTITTFGDMLRVPGSEGSLADARAEGADVRIVYGVGNAVDIARKLDREVVFMAAGFETTAPTTASEILSGPPENFSVLSCHRLIPPALKFLIESGEVNLNALIEPGHVSTIIGMKPYEPFSRDYGIPQVIAGFNPLDILMAVYMILRQIERGEAKVENEYRRAVKPEGNIKAQQAMDEVFRITEREWRGFPVIPESVYEIRDEFSDFNAREKFDIDVADAVEVPTGCICGAILRGVARPEECSLFKTQCTPTKPVGACMVSREGTCNIAYRYSSFRVQ from the coding sequence ATGAAGAATCTTTCAAGGGAACTGGTTTCAAGGATACATGAGATATCACGTCCTGTTAAGATAATGCACGTCTGCGGTTCACATGAACACACTATAATGCAGCATGGAGTAAGATCACTACTCCCGGACGAGGTTGAGGTTGTGGCCGGGCCGGGGTGCCCTGTCTGCTGCGTACCTGCCCGGGAGATAGACGAGTGCATCGAACTTGCAAGGCAGGGCGTTACAATCACAACATTCGGTGACATGCTCCGCGTCCCTGGTTCGGAGGGGTCACTTGCTGATGCCAGGGCCGAGGGCGCCGATGTCAGGATAGTCTACGGGGTGGGAAATGCTGTGGATATAGCCCGGAAACTTGACAGGGAGGTGGTCTTCATGGCGGCCGGCTTCGAGACCACCGCACCAACAACAGCATCGGAGATACTGTCAGGCCCCCCAGAGAACTTTTCAGTCCTATCCTGCCACAGGCTGATACCTCCAGCACTCAAATTCCTCATAGAATCAGGTGAAGTTAACCTCAATGCCCTCATAGAGCCGGGCCATGTATCAACCATAATCGGCATGAAACCCTATGAGCCATTCTCAAGGGACTATGGAATACCGCAGGTCATAGCAGGCTTTAACCCCCTTGACATACTAATGGCAGTGTACATGATACTCAGGCAGATCGAAAGGGGCGAGGCAAAGGTTGAGAATGAATATAGGAGGGCCGTGAAACCTGAGGGTAACATAAAGGCCCAGCAGGCGATGGATGAGGTTTTCCGCATAACCGAGAGGGAGTGGAGGGGATTCCCTGTCATACCTGAATCTGTATATGAAATCAGGGATGAATTTTCGGATTTCAATGCAAGGGAAAAATTCGATATTGATGTTGCTGACGCCGTTGAGGTGCCAACTGGCTGCATATGCGGCGCAATACTGAGGGGAGTTGCAAGGCCAGAGGAATGCTCACTCTTTAAGACCCAGTGCACGCCCACGAAGCCTGTGGGGGCCTGTATGGTTTCAAGGGAGGGAACCTGCAACATAGCCTACCGCTACAGTTCATTCAGGGTGCAGTGA